The Crocosphaera subtropica ATCC 51142 genome includes a window with the following:
- the lpxB gene encoding lipid-A-disaccharide synthase produces the protein MQIFISTGEVSGDLQGSMLVEALYRQAKQQNIPLEILALGGNLMEAAGAKLLGNTAGIGSIGIVEALPFIIPTWLMQRRVKAYLRENPPDVLILLDYMGPNVAFGKYARKYLPNVPIIYYIAPQSWVWAPNNKTIEQFAEITDILLAIFPEEARFFEKKGVNVKWVGHPLLDRMAKAPTKEATRQALGLTEDQRVIALFPASRYQELKYHLPLICKAAQKLQEKVPNVHFLLPVSLKEYRHTIEEMVKQYDLPITLFDGRAIEVMAAADFAIAKSGTVNLELALLDIPQLVLCLVNPLTMWIARNVLKFSIPFMSPPNLVVMKKIVPELLQEEATVDRIVDESLDLLLNPERRQKTFADYEEMRTLLGEVGVCDRVANEILSFSPVSSPS, from the coding sequence ATGCAAATTTTTATTAGTACCGGGGAAGTTTCAGGGGATCTACAAGGATCAATGTTAGTTGAAGCCTTGTATCGACAAGCCAAACAGCAAAATATTCCTTTAGAAATTTTGGCCTTGGGAGGTAATCTCATGGAAGCAGCCGGGGCGAAGTTATTGGGCAATACGGCCGGTATTGGGTCTATTGGTATTGTTGAAGCCTTACCCTTTATTATCCCTACTTGGTTAATGCAGCGTCGGGTTAAGGCTTATTTACGGGAGAATCCCCCAGATGTTTTAATTTTATTGGATTATATGGGACCGAATGTGGCGTTTGGTAAATACGCCCGTAAATATTTACCTAACGTGCCGATTATTTATTATATTGCTCCTCAGTCTTGGGTTTGGGCTCCCAATAATAAAACCATTGAACAATTTGCCGAAATTACTGATATTTTATTGGCGATTTTTCCCGAAGAAGCACGATTTTTTGAGAAAAAAGGGGTAAACGTTAAATGGGTAGGTCATCCTTTATTAGATAGAATGGCTAAAGCCCCCACCAAAGAAGCGACTCGTCAAGCTTTAGGACTGACAGAAGATCAGCGTGTGATTGCTTTATTTCCAGCCTCTCGTTATCAAGAACTAAAGTATCATTTACCCTTAATTTGTAAAGCGGCACAGAAGTTACAAGAGAAGGTTCCTAATGTTCATTTTCTTTTACCTGTTTCTTTAAAAGAGTATCGTCACACCATCGAAGAAATGGTGAAACAATATGATTTACCTATTACTTTATTTGATGGACGGGCTATTGAAGTGATGGCGGCTGCTGACTTTGCTATTGCTAAATCAGGAACCGTTAATTTAGAATTAGCCCTGTTAGATATTCCTCAATTAGTTCTCTGTTTAGTGAATCCTTTAACCATGTGGATTGCTAGGAATGTTCTTAAGTTTTCTATTCCTTTTATGTCTCCTCCTAATTTAGTTGTTATGAAGAAAATTGTTCCCGAATTATTACAAGAAGAAGCAACTGTTGACCGTATTGTTGATGAATCTTTAGACTTATTATTAAACCCTGAACGCCGTCAAAAAACTTTCGCTGACTATGAAGAAATGAGAACACTTTTAGGAGAAGTTGGAGTCTGTGATCGCGTGGCTAATGAAATTTTAAGCTTTTCCCCTGTCTCTAGTCCCTCGTGA
- the lpxA gene encoding acyl-ACP--UDP-N-acetylglucosamine O-acyltransferase has product MLTYPKGDNPLTTLIHPTAVIHPKAQIDPTVEVGPYAVIGDQVKIGAQTTIGPHVVIEGPTEIGENNRIFPSAVIGLDPQDLKYKGAPSRVKIGNGNTIREFVTVNKATHADEVTEIGNNNLLMAYVHVAHNCVIEDHVIIANAVALAGHVHIESRAVIGGVLGIHQFVRIGRNAMLGGMSRIDRDAPPFMMIEGNPSRVRSLNLVGLRRAGLTTEDVGYLKKAFRLLYRSDLTLQQALEKLESFDNNEYSQYLRHFLQLSTTGEKRRGPIPGNN; this is encoded by the coding sequence ATGCTGACCTATCCAAAGGGAGATAACCCGTTGACTACGCTAATACATCCTACTGCTGTCATTCATCCGAAGGCACAAATCGATCCCACCGTGGAAGTAGGCCCCTATGCTGTCATTGGTGATCAGGTGAAAATAGGCGCACAAACCACAATAGGACCCCATGTGGTCATCGAAGGTCCCACAGAAATTGGCGAAAATAACCGCATTTTTCCCAGTGCAGTCATTGGTTTAGATCCCCAAGACCTCAAATATAAAGGGGCCCCCAGTCGGGTCAAAATTGGAAATGGCAACACTATTCGGGAGTTTGTGACCGTTAACAAAGCAACCCACGCCGATGAAGTGACTGAAATTGGCAATAATAACTTGTTGATGGCTTATGTTCATGTTGCCCATAATTGTGTGATCGAAGACCATGTAATCATTGCTAACGCGGTCGCTTTAGCCGGCCATGTTCACATTGAGTCTAGGGCAGTCATTGGGGGAGTTTTAGGGATTCATCAATTTGTGAGAATTGGCCGTAATGCTATGTTAGGGGGAATGAGTCGCATTGATCGCGATGCCCCTCCTTTTATGATGATTGAAGGAAACCCTTCTAGAGTGCGATCGCTCAATTTAGTGGGGTTAAGACGGGCGGGACTCACCACCGAAGATGTGGGCTATCTTAAAAAAGCGTTTCGTCTCTTGTATCGGTCTGATCTCACGTTACAACAAGCTTTAGAAAAGTTAGAAAGCTTCGATAATAATGAATATTCCCAATATTTACGTCATTTTCTTCAACTCTCAACCACAGGAGAAAAACGACGGGGCCCCATTCCAGGTAATAATTAA
- the yhdJ gene encoding adenine-specific DNA-methyltransferase produces MKYQDSSGEHIILFGDSIKLLDQEIQDESIHLIFVDPPYNIGKKYANFIDKWPTEENYLLWCYSWLELCFKKLHPEGSIYLMASTQTIPYLDIYLRKHIHILSRIIWHYDSSGVQAKNYFGSLYEPIIYGVKNPKSYTFNRDDIKVEAKTGSKRKLIDYRKAIPKVYNSHKVPGNVWYFPRVRYRMEEYEKHPTQKPEALLKRIILASSNVGDTILDPFAGTFTTSAVAQKVGRKSIGIEIEEDYIKIGLRRLGICTHYNGNLLQKPLKSYQRNYQQLELFKDD; encoded by the coding sequence ATGAAATATCAAGATAGTAGTGGCGAGCATATTATTCTATTTGGAGACAGTATTAAACTTTTAGACCAAGAAATCCAAGATGAAAGTATTCACCTTATTTTTGTTGATCCTCCTTATAATATTGGTAAAAAATACGCTAATTTTATTGATAAATGGCCAACAGAAGAAAACTATTTATTATGGTGTTATTCTTGGTTAGAATTATGTTTTAAAAAGCTTCATCCTGAAGGTAGTATTTATCTTATGGCTAGTACACAAACTATTCCTTACTTAGATATTTATTTACGTAAACATATTCATATTTTATCAAGAATTATTTGGCATTATGATAGCTCAGGAGTGCAAGCTAAGAATTATTTTGGTTCTTTATATGAACCGATAATTTATGGAGTCAAAAATCCTAAATCATATACATTTAATCGGGATGACATAAAAGTAGAAGCAAAAACAGGTTCAAAACGAAAATTAATTGATTATCGTAAAGCAATCCCAAAAGTTTATAATTCCCACAAAGTTCCTGGAAATGTTTGGTATTTCCCAAGGGTTCGTTATCGTATGGAAGAATATGAAAAACATCCAACTCAAAAACCAGAAGCACTTTTAAAACGTATTATTTTGGCAAGTAGTAATGTGGGAGATACGATCCTTGATCCTTTTGCCGGCACTTTTACAACTTCCGCAGTTGCTCAAAAAGTAGGGCGAAAATCTATTGGAATTGAAATTGAAGAAGATTATATAAAAATTGGTTTAAGACGTTTAGGAATTTGTACACATTATAATGGTAATCTCTTACAAAAGCCTTTAAAAAGCTATCAAAGAAATTACCAACAATTAGAGCTATTTAAAGATGATTAA
- a CDS encoding IctB family putative bicarbonate transporter: MNSTWDLVTLSYFSPKTWLNASYVYRLVGLLAAWRESSFLLQWSEAIGALLISLVFIFSPFITTGLIGVWLIAITGYWGILTLSDREKPGFSPIHLLVFLYWGISAVAVALSPVKAAAFSGFVKLTLYLVFFVFCARILRSPRLTNYLITAVLGIGLVVGCYGVRQQIFGVEQLATWNDPTSELAGATRVYSYLGNPNLLSAYLLPSIAFGVAAFFVWRGLFPKLLAITITLVNTACLYFTGSRGGWIAMVALMATFLLLFFVWFKNNLSPFWRRWLLPLVFAVLGGLMFAAILSVDSLRMRVMTIFMGREDSSNNFRMNVWMAVLDMIRDRPLIGIGPGNNAFNKIYPLYMSPKYSALSSYSVLLETAVETGLIGLSIFVWLIVVTVNQGVRQIQQLRDQNNLYGMWLIAAIAAMAGLMAQGLFDTVWYRPQVNTLWWFLVALIASQYQPKQQVKEVKAEKLEVRI, encoded by the coding sequence ATGAATTCAACTTGGGATCTTGTTACCCTCTCTTACTTTTCACCGAAAACTTGGCTCAATGCGAGTTATGTTTACCGTTTGGTGGGTTTATTGGCTGCTTGGCGTGAGTCGAGTTTTTTATTACAGTGGAGCGAGGCGATTGGGGCATTATTAATTAGTCTTGTCTTTATTTTTAGTCCCTTTATTACCACTGGTTTGATCGGGGTTTGGTTAATCGCCATTACAGGTTATTGGGGTATTTTAACCCTATCTGATCGTGAAAAACCTGGGTTTAGTCCGATTCATTTATTGGTGTTTCTTTATTGGGGAATTTCGGCGGTTGCGGTGGCATTATCTCCTGTTAAAGCTGCCGCTTTTTCGGGATTTGTTAAGTTAACTTTGTATTTAGTATTTTTTGTTTTTTGTGCGAGGATTTTGCGATCGCCTCGATTAACGAATTACTTAATTACGGCAGTTTTAGGTATTGGTTTAGTGGTGGGTTGTTATGGCGTTCGCCAACAAATTTTTGGGGTGGAACAATTAGCGACTTGGAATGATCCGACTTCTGAATTAGCTGGTGCAACTAGGGTTTATAGTTATTTGGGTAATCCTAATTTGTTATCTGCTTATTTATTACCCTCTATTGCTTTTGGAGTTGCTGCTTTTTTTGTTTGGCGAGGTTTATTTCCTAAACTATTAGCCATTACTATTACGTTAGTGAATACCGCCTGTCTTTATTTTACGGGAAGTCGGGGCGGTTGGATTGCAATGGTAGCGTTAATGGCAACCTTTTTATTATTATTTTTTGTTTGGTTTAAAAACAATTTATCCCCATTTTGGCGTAGGTGGTTATTACCGTTAGTCTTTGCTGTTTTAGGGGGTTTAATGTTTGCTGCTATTCTCTCCGTTGACTCATTACGAATGAGGGTTATGACTATTTTTATGGGACGAGAAGATAGTAGTAATAATTTTCGTATGAATGTTTGGATGGCAGTATTAGATATGATTCGCGATCGCCCTTTAATTGGGATTGGTCCCGGTAATAATGCGTTTAATAAAATTTATCCCCTTTACATGAGTCCGAAATATAGTGCTTTAAGTTCTTACTCTGTGTTGTTAGAAACCGCAGTTGAAACAGGATTAATTGGCCTAAGTATTTTTGTTTGGTTAATTGTTGTTACGGTTAATCAAGGAGTCCGACAAATTCAACAATTACGGGATCAAAATAATCTCTATGGTATGTGGTTAATAGCTGCGATCGCTGCTATGGCTGGCTTAATGGCCCAAGGGTTATTTGATACAGTTTGGTATCGTCCCCAAGTTAATACCTTATGGTGGTTTTTAGTGGCTTTAATTGCCAGTCAATATCAACCCAAACAACAAGTTAAGGAGGTGAAAGCTGAGAAATTAGAAGTCAGGATTTAG
- a CDS encoding acyl-CoA thioesterase has translation MTYNRTIHFSDTDAAGVVYFAAFLSICHEAYENSLQVAGIDLKTFFTSSDIAIPIVHADIDFYQPLFCGDRIQINLTPTQLNETEFEIKYQVFNENNLDKLIAKATTKHVSINPKIRQRTSLSLSITQWLRSNQDDC, from the coding sequence ATGACTTATAATAGAACCATTCATTTTTCTGATACGGATGCAGCAGGGGTTGTTTATTTTGCGGCTTTCTTATCTATATGTCACGAAGCTTATGAAAATTCTTTACAAGTAGCAGGAATTGATCTAAAAACGTTTTTTACCAGTTCAGATATTGCTATTCCTATTGTTCATGCTGACATTGATTTTTATCAACCCTTATTTTGTGGCGATCGCATTCAAATTAATTTAACCCCGACTCAATTAAACGAAACAGAATTTGAGATTAAGTATCAAGTTTTCAATGAAAATAATTTAGATAAATTGATTGCTAAAGCAACCACTAAGCACGTTTCCATTAATCCTAAAATTCGTCAACGTACTTCTTTATCATTATCTATAACTCAGTGGTTACGATCAAATCAAGATGACTGTTAA
- a CDS encoding S-adenosylmethionine synthetase, which produces MNNEPTLNKSLTDWTRLDAMEDENIDFSDCPEITPEMLQSATVRPGIKLNTDNKSVTVKIEPDIANLFPDSAAVNEGLRLLIRLIHNTSSI; this is translated from the coding sequence ATGAACAACGAACCTACTTTGAACAAATCACTAACTGATTGGACAAGATTAGACGCTATGGAAGACGAGAATATTGATTTTTCAGATTGTCCAGAAATTACCCCAGAAATGTTACAATCTGCCACTGTCCGACCTGGTATAAAATTAAATACTGATAATAAATCGGTTACTGTTAAAATTGAGCCTGATATTGCTAATCTTTTTCCTGATTCAGCAGCCGTTAATGAAGGATTACGTTTGTTAATACGATTAATTCATAATACTTCTTCAATCTAA
- the lpxB gene encoding lipid-A-disaccharide synthase, with protein sequence MQIFISTGEVSGDLQGSLLVEALYRQAKQQNIPLDILALGGHLMEAAGAKLLGNTAGIGSIGIVEALPFIIPTWLMQRRVKAYLRDNPPDVLILLDYMGPNVAFGKYARKYLPNVPIIYYIAPQSWVWAPNNKTIEQFAEITDILLAIFPEEARFFEKKGVNVKWVGHPLLDRMAKAPTREATRQALGLTEDQRVVALFPASRYQELKHHLPLICKAAQKLQEKVPDVHFLLPISLKEYRHTIEEMVKQYDLSITLFDGQAMEVMAAADLAITKSGTVNLELALLNVPQLVFFLVNPITIWIARNILKFSVPFISPINLIVMKEIVPELLQEEATIDRIVDESLDLLLNPERRQKTFADYEEMRTLLGEIGVCDRVANEILHYQK encoded by the coding sequence ATGCAAATTTTTATTAGCACAGGGGAAGTGTCTGGGGACTTACAGGGATCACTATTGGTTGAAGCCCTCTATCGACAAGCCAAACAGCAAAATATTCCTTTAGACATTTTGGCCTTGGGAGGTCACCTCATGGAAGCAGCCGGGGCTAAGTTATTGGGAAATACGGCTGGTATTGGGTCTATTGGTATTGTTGAAGCTTTGCCTTTTATTATCCCCACTTGGTTAATGCAGCGTCGGGTTAAGGCTTATTTACGGGATAATCCTCCCGACGTATTGATTTTATTGGATTATATGGGGCCTAATGTAGCTTTTGGTAAGTACGCCCGTAAATATTTACCTAATGTGCCGATTATTTATTATATTGCTCCTCAGTCTTGGGTTTGGGCTCCCAATAATAAAACCATTGAACAATTTGCTGAAATTACTGATATTTTATTGGCGATTTTTCCCGAAGAAGCACGATTTTTTGAGAAAAAAGGGGTCAACGTTAAATGGGTGGGTCATCCTTTATTAGATAGAATGGCTAAAGCCCCCACTAGAGAAGCCACTCGTCAAGCTTTGGGACTAACAGAAGATCAGCGTGTAGTTGCTTTATTTCCTGCGTCTCGTTATCAAGAATTAAAGCATCATTTACCCTTAATTTGTAAAGCGGCACAAAAGTTACAAGAGAAGGTTCCCGATGTCCATTTTCTCTTACCTATTTCTTTAAAAGAATATCGTCACACCATCGAAGAAATGGTAAAACAATATGATTTATCTATTACTTTATTTGATGGACAAGCAATGGAAGTAATGGCAGCTGCTGACTTGGCTATCACTAAATCGGGAACCGTTAATTTAGAATTAGCTTTGTTGAATGTTCCACAATTAGTTTTCTTTTTAGTCAACCCTATTACCATTTGGATTGCTAGAAATATTTTAAAATTTTCGGTGCCTTTTATCTCACCCATTAATTTAATTGTTATGAAAGAAATTGTCCCCGAATTATTGCAAGAAGAAGCAACAATTGACCGTATTGTTGATGAATCTTTAGACTTATTATTAAACCCAGAACGCCGTCAAAAAACCTTCGCTGACTATGAAGAAATGAGAACCCTTTTAGGAGAAATTGGAGTTTGCGATCGTGTGGCTAATGAAATTTTACATTATCAAAAGTAA
- a CDS encoding type II toxin-antitoxin system HicA family toxin → MKVREVIKRLKTDGWYEARIKGSHRVFKHPTKSGIVVVPGNCGDDVAIGTLNSIWKQAKLED, encoded by the coding sequence ATGAAAGTTCGTGAAGTAATCAAAAGATTAAAAACTGATGGTTGGTATGAAGCAAGAATTAAAGGGAGTCATCGAGTTTTTAAACATCCAACTAAATCTGGGATTGTTGTTGTCCCTGGAAACTGTGGGGATGACGTTGCAATTGGGACATTAAACAGTATTTGGAAACAAGCAAAGTTAGAGGATTAA
- a CDS encoding Rpn family recombination-promoting nuclease/putative transposase, translating to MRRDSIFYKLFQTYPGLLFKLLTNPPGNAEEYRFDSVAVKEPRFEIDGVFLPPENEDPGVVYFCEVQFQKDERLYERVFAESLLYFYRNRNRFSDWQGVIIYPNRNIEQSETRPYNDLLRSDRITIIYLEELGNIRDLPLEIAVMLLTTVDEEQAPQEARYLLQKTQQEIPQSLNQGIIELITTIIAYKFERLSKKEVEEMLGITFEETRVYREIKQEGREEGRQEGEKYLIIRQLTKRVGELSPEVRQNVEALSIKQLESLGEALLDFTNMADLKNWLEVH from the coding sequence ATGCGTCGAGATTCAATCTTTTATAAACTCTTTCAAACCTATCCAGGTTTATTGTTTAAACTATTAACAAATCCTCCAGGAAATGCTGAGGAATATAGATTTGATTCTGTGGCTGTTAAAGAACCGAGATTTGAGATCGATGGAGTATTCTTACCCCCAGAAAATGAAGATCCAGGAGTCGTTTATTTTTGTGAAGTACAGTTCCAAAAAGACGAAAGATTGTATGAGAGAGTCTTTGCTGAATCGTTACTCTATTTCTATCGTAACCGCAATCGCTTTAGTGATTGGCAAGGAGTAATAATTTATCCCAATCGCAACATCGAACAAAGTGAAACTCGTCCTTATAATGATTTATTGAGAAGCGATCGCATCACCATAATCTATTTAGAGGAATTAGGCAATATTCGAGACTTACCTCTAGAAATAGCCGTCATGTTGTTAACCACAGTAGATGAAGAACAAGCACCCCAAGAAGCTAGGTATTTGTTACAAAAAACTCAACAAGAAATCCCTCAATCACTAAATCAAGGCATAATAGAGTTAATTACAACCATCATCGCTTATAAATTTGAACGGCTAAGTAAAAAGGAGGTAGAAGAAATGCTAGGAATTACTTTTGAAGAAACACGAGTTTACCGAGAAATTAAGCAAGAAGGAAGGGAAGAAGGAAGACAAGAAGGAGAAAAATACCTTATTATCCGCCAACTAACGAAACGAGTGGGAGAATTATCCCCAGAAGTTCGTCAAAATGTTGAAGCTCTCTCGATCAAACAATTAGAAAGCCTCGGTGAAGCACTCCTTGATTTTACTAACATGGCTGATTTAAAAAATTGGTTAGAAGTACATTAA
- a CDS encoding type II toxin-antitoxin system HicB family antitoxin yields MKEYYVIFEWAGNNYSAYVPDLPGCISTGKTIEETEINIKEAIKLYIDTLKEDGQPIPEPSIKAKPIYISA; encoded by the coding sequence ATGAAAGAATACTATGTAATTTTTGAATGGGCAGGAAATAATTATTCAGCTTATGTACCTGATTTGCCGGGTTGTATTTCCACCGGTAAAACCATCGAAGAAACTGAGATAAATATTAAAGAAGCGATCAAATTATATATTGATACTTTAAAAGAAGATGGTCAACCTATTCCAGAACCTTCTATTAAAGCTAAACCAATTTATATTAGTGCTTAA